One Clupea harengus chromosome 3, Ch_v2.0.2, whole genome shotgun sequence DNA window includes the following coding sequences:
- the ppp1r15b gene encoding protein phosphatase 1 regulatory subunit 15B, producing METESRKRNLDRSAMHRFGDSGMMILPWTKQILFVLWEQLRFLVHLIYYSFISVFQMFRLEVHLRISEETGPHIQHISTPGNSAEGFFLSSLFDNNKSVIVSSSSPLSKLSSDLAGTHPGSLLSSLVSDELCCSLVDDFVARAAEGFSDTEDLSIGQHASWKLSCPGEWNVFVGSENSGGSSDFYYSSTHEDKVFSWESDTSGESEIVSKSYDPIKPLSFSASIFGYSPRESTELVEASSWELKVESSPSVEDSPALFCPVFGGCSDSESSWGSSDCSSADGDKEESEKLWELFSSSSDPYHPLHFSACSSSSKTSKKDGSMVPRPDKIIKPPTELPPSLTDTESMGPSSLSEDEEEALWQSLCHNDDPYHPLHFKACLRSFTADANTSSTTQNPANACPDSSSTSQNSALELNPRAFQTLRRSKKPRLLHKRQHKSHCCTTSPDKPVFVPWRRKVKCDIRKEHESGQPAVKKVQFSPRVQVHKMKAWSFALQASRKGHWEELARDRGRFYRRIQETEQAIGYCLSKAHRKWILARQRSVEGKHHGSKWTVKQSVSLS from the exons ATGGAGACGGAGTCTAGAAAACGCAATTTGGACAGAAGTGCCATGCATCGATTCGGAGACAGTGGCATGATGATCCTGCCATGGACAAAGCaaattttatttgttttgtgggAGCAGTTGCGCTTCCTGGTTCATCTTATCTACTACAGTTTCATTTCAG TCTTTCAGATGTTCCGTCTGGAGGTCCATCTGAGAATCTCAGAGGAGACCGGACCACACATTCAACATATTAGCACACCTGGAAATTCAGCAGAAGGCTTCTTTCTATCCTCCTTGTTTGACAACAACAAAAGCGTTATtgtctccagctccagccccttGTCCAAGCTGAGTAGTGACCTGGCCGGCACCCACCCAGGGTCTCTGCTCTCCAGCCTGGTATCAGATGAGCTCTGCTGTTCTCTTGTGGATGACTTTGTGGCTCGGGCGGCCGAGGGGTTCTCTGACACCGAGGACCTCAGCATTGGCCAACATGCCAGCTGGAAACTGAGCTGCCCTGGTGAGTGGAATGTATTTGTGGGATCGGAGAACAGCGGCGGTAGCAGCGACTTCTACTACAGCTCCACACATGAGGATAAAGTCTTCAGCTGGGAGAGCGATACGTCAGGTGAAAGCGAGATTGTGTCGAAATCCTATGATCCTATTAAACCACTGAGTTTCTCTGCAAGCATCTTCGGCTACTCTCCTAGGGAGAGCACAGAGCTGGTAGAGGCCAGTAGCTGGGAACTTAAAGTGGAGTCTTCACCCTCTGTGGAGGACAGCCCTGCACTTTTCTGCCCTGTCTTTGGGGGGTGCTCTGACAGTGAGAGTAGCTGGGGGAGTTCAGACTGCTCCAGTGCCGATGGAGACAAAGAAGAGAGCGAGAAGCTGTGGGAGCTTTTCTCCAGCTCCTCAGACCCATATCACCCTCTCCACTTCAGTGCCTGTTCCTCTAGCTCCAAGACCTCCAAGAAGGATGGAAGTATGGTCCCCCGGCCTGACAAAATAATTAAACCCCCCACAGAGCTCCCACCCTCCCTGACCGATACAGAAAGCATGGGTCCTTCATCCTTatctgaggatgaggaggaggcccTGTGGCAGTCGCTATGTCACAATGATGATCCATACCACCCCTTGCATTTCAAAGCCTGCCTCAGAAGCTTCACAGCTGATGCTAATACTAGCTCCACCACGCAGAACCCTGCGAATGCTTGTCCAGATTCCAGCTCCACTTCTCAGAATTCTGCCCTTGAGTTGAATCCAAGAGCATTCCAGACTCTGAGAAGGTCAAAGAAGCCGCGTCTGCTTCATAAGAGGCAACACAAGAGCCATTGCTGCACCACCTCTCCTGACAAACCTGTCTTTGTCCCATGGAGGAGAAAGGTCAAATGTGACATCAGAAAGGAACATGAAAGTGGTCAACCTGCTGTGAAGAAG GTTCAGTTCTCACCACGGGTCCAGGTTCACAAAATGAAGGCGTGGTCATTTGCCCTTCAGGCCTCACGCAAAGGACATTGGGAAGAGCTAGCCAGGGACAGGGGTCGTTTCTACAGGAGAATCCAGGAAACCGAGCAGGCCATTGGCTACTGTTTGAGCAAAGCACACCGGAAGTGGATCCTTGCCCGTCAAAGAAGCGTAGAAGGCAAACATCATGGCAGTAAATGGACTGTAAAAcagtcagtttctctctcttaa